One window from the genome of Nitrospirota bacterium encodes:
- a CDS encoding SAP domain-containing protein produces MKLREIKALAKGKDVKAGNMKKAELIKAIQKAEGNADCFGAATSGECDQTNCLWREDCLNLNNR; encoded by the coding sequence ATGAAACTACGAGAAATCAAGGCCCTTGCAAAGGGGAAAGACGTTAAGGCCGGTAATATGAAAAAAGCAGAACTTATTAAAGCTATTCAAAAGGCTGAAGGTAATGCTGATTGTTTTGGGGCTGCAACATCAGGAGAATGTGATCAGACGAATTGTCTCTGGAGAGAGGATTGTTTGAACCTGAATAACAGGTGA